A stretch of the Lactuca sativa cultivar Salinas chromosome 9, Lsat_Salinas_v11, whole genome shotgun sequence genome encodes the following:
- the LOC111876564 gene encoding uncharacterized protein At2g29880, whose product MVNGSNTSSFGYDPEKHCITSEDPVWEAYLQVHKEATRWKHKTFPYYEDLCIVFRKDRAQGNRARDFMEMEQEVNLEEETQDSDDDFLDSEEVSRTTAMQHDETSPSVRSKKRKNRNDEGFNKAVGLITESLKEISKDLSEGIKFDMKINELSEKIPPAILKMNSISQLEKFKALTKIKSDLINVQNFWEIEEGDREAWVKYILEG is encoded by the exons ATGGTAAACGGTTCAAACACAAGCAGTTTTGGTTATGACCCCGAAAAGCATTGTATTACTTCTGAGGATCCGGTCTGGGAGGCGTACCTACAA GTACATAAAGAAGCGACTAGATGgaaacacaaaacatttccttATTATGAAGATCTTTGCATTGTTTTTAGAAAAGACCGAGCTCAAGGAAATAGAGCTAGAGATTTCATGGAGATGGAACAAGAGGTGAATTTAGAAGAAGAAACGCAAGATTCAGATGACGATTTTCTAGATTCAGAGGAAGTTAGTCGTACTACAGCCATGCAACATGATGAAACTTCACCGAGTGTTCGTTCCAAGAAGAGGAAAAATCGAAACGACGAGGGGTTTAACAAGGCAGTTGGCTTAATTACAGAAAGTCTTAAAGAAATATCAAAGGATTTGAGTGAAGGTATTAAATTTGACATGAAGATTAACGAGTTAAGTGAGAAGATCCCTCCGGCGATTTTAAAGATGAATTCAATAAgtcaacttgaaaagttcaaagcttTGACCAAGATAAAAAGTGATCTCATTAATGTTCAAAATTTTTGGGAAATTGAAGAAGGTGATAGAGAAGCTTGGGTAAAATACATTTTGGAAGGGTAG
- the LOC111876502 gene encoding U2 small nuclear ribonucleoprotein B'', which translates to MLTADIPPNQTIYVKNLNEKVKKEELKRSLYALFSQYGRILDVVALKTTKLRGQAWVVFSEVTAASNAVRQMQNFPFYEKPMRIQYAKGKSDCIAKADNTFVPKDKRRKQEEKTEKKRDAPQATTNGARSDTNGAPAASYRNGRSNTEESTPPNNILFVQNLTHDTTEDMLQLLFKQFPGFKEVRMIDAKPGIAFVEFDDDNQSSTAMQSLQGFKITPQNSMAISYAKK; encoded by the exons ATGCTGACGGCCGATATACCACCGAACCAGACAATTTACGTTAAGAATCTCAACGAGAAGGTCAAGAAAGAAG AGTTGAAAAGGTCTCTGTATGCCTTATTCTCTCAATATGGTAGGATTTTGGATGTTGTTGCTTTGAAGACAACAAAACTTCGTGGGCAGGCATGGGTTGTTTTCAGTGAAGTCACTGCTGCCAGCAATGCAGTTCGCCAGATGCAAAATTTCCCATTTTATGAAAAGCCTATG AGGATCCAATACGCCAAAGGCAAATCAGATTGTATTGCAAAAGCAGATAATACATTCGTTCCAAAAGATAAGAGAAGGAAGCAAGAGGAAAAAA CTGAGAAGAAGAGAGATGCTCCACAAGCTACTACCAATGGTGCAAGAAGTGACACAAATGGTGCCCCTGCT GCTTCGTATCGAAATGGGAGATCAAACACAGAAGAAAGCACACCACCTAACAATATTCTGTTTGTACAAAATCTGACACATGATACAACAGAGGACATGCTGCAGCTTCTGTTCAAACAGTTTCCTGGTTTTAAAGAGGTGAGAATGATTGATGCAAAACCAGGAATTGCATTtgttgagtttgatgatgataATCAATCTTCAACTGCAATGCAATCCCTGCAAGGTTTCAAGATCACCCCTCAAAACTCAATGGCTATCAGTTATGCCAAGAAGTAA